From a region of the Triticum aestivum cultivar Chinese Spring chromosome 7D, IWGSC CS RefSeq v2.1, whole genome shotgun sequence genome:
- the LOC123169809 gene encoding uncharacterized protein yields the protein MDKILAFSILSSSPADIAGAGYASRLSWRSRGGKQATEKKQQEDKVERSPRPERKREARPARFAPEFDGLNCFEYIVSY from the coding sequence ATGGACAAGATCCTGGCTTTCTCCATCCTCAGCTCGTCGCCGGCAGATATCGCTGGGGCTGGGTATGCCTCGCGGCTGTCCTGGCGGAGCCGTGGAGGGAAGCAGGCGACGGAGAAGAAGCAACAGGAGGACAAGGTCGAGCGGAGCCCACGGCCGGAGAGGAAGCGGGAGGCCAGGCCAGCCCGGTTCGCGCCCGAGTTCGACGGCCTCAACTGCTTCGAGTACATAGTATCCTATTGA